The proteins below come from a single Stigmatella erecta genomic window:
- a CDS encoding alpha/beta fold hydrolase gives MGSVIWKRNNVTVLGKGPETLLLAHGFGSEQSAWRFQAEAFQDRYRVVLFDHVGCGKSDFNAYSAHRYRSLHRYAEDMLELCDELGLADCTLVGHSLSGMVGVLASAMDPTRFRRLVFVKASPRYLNDPAQDYVGGFEQAQIDALYESMSACFVSWASGFGKAAVGNPERPELAQEFIRSLSGMRPDIARSIARIIFQSDHRQELARVRPPTLILQAGEDFAVPDSVAHFMARTIPQATLVPIPARGHLPHLSAPLAVTQAVDAFLTSPLLS, from the coding sequence ATGGGTTCGGTCATCTGGAAGCGCAACAATGTGACGGTGCTGGGCAAGGGGCCGGAGACGCTGCTGCTGGCCCACGGGTTCGGCTCGGAGCAGAGCGCCTGGCGCTTCCAGGCCGAGGCGTTCCAGGACCGGTACCGCGTCGTCCTCTTCGACCACGTGGGCTGCGGCAAGTCCGACTTCAACGCCTACTCCGCGCACCGCTACCGCAGCCTGCACCGCTACGCGGAGGACATGCTGGAGCTGTGCGACGAGCTGGGGCTGGCCGACTGCACCCTGGTGGGCCATTCGCTAAGCGGCATGGTGGGGGTGCTGGCGTCGGCGATGGACCCCACGCGCTTCCGGCGGCTCGTGTTCGTGAAGGCCTCGCCGCGCTACCTGAATGATCCGGCCCAGGACTATGTCGGGGGCTTCGAGCAGGCGCAGATCGACGCGCTGTACGAGTCCATGTCCGCGTGCTTCGTCTCGTGGGCGAGCGGCTTCGGCAAGGCGGCCGTGGGCAACCCGGAGCGGCCCGAGCTGGCGCAGGAGTTCATCCGGTCCCTGAGCGGCATGCGGCCGGACATCGCCCGGTCCATCGCGCGCATCATCTTCCAGTCGGATCACCGGCAGGAGCTGGCGCGCGTGCGGCCCCCCACGCTCATCCTCCAGGCGGGGGAGGACTTCGCGGTGCCGGACTCCGTGGCCCACTTCATGGCGCGCACCATCCCCCAGGCGACGCTCGTCCCCATCCCGGCGCGGGGGCACCTGCCCCACCTGAGCGCGCCCCTGGCGGTGACGCAGGCCGTGGACGCGTTCCTCACCTCGCCGCTGCTCTCCTGA
- the cysQ gene encoding 3'(2'),5'-bisphosphate nucleotidase CysQ, translating to MLELDEARVAAVCGVAEEAGRATLAFHGGTVAFERKADDSPLTAADRAAHTHIVGALRRLTPHLPILSEESSAEEAAGRHAWSTFWLVDPLDGTKEFIKGSGEFTVNIALISGTRPVLGVVHVPVTGVTYWGSAAGGAFKAVPGQAPVALRTRPAVPGQLTVVASKDHAGPRVEALLRRLGTPRTATLGSSLKFCLIAEGQADFYPRFLPTSEWDTAAAQAVLEAAGGQVTDLAGQRLVYNKPQILNPPFLAFGDPGYGWPALLEDEDRGGAPGALSGFAGGSGSR from the coding sequence ATGCTCGAACTCGATGAGGCAAGGGTGGCGGCGGTGTGCGGCGTGGCCGAGGAGGCGGGCCGCGCCACCCTGGCGTTTCATGGGGGCACGGTCGCCTTCGAGCGGAAGGCGGATGACTCGCCCCTAACGGCGGCGGACCGGGCGGCGCACACCCACATCGTGGGGGCGCTGCGGCGGCTCACCCCCCACCTGCCCATCCTCTCGGAGGAGTCCAGCGCGGAGGAGGCGGCCGGGCGTCACGCCTGGAGCACCTTCTGGCTGGTGGATCCGCTGGATGGGACGAAGGAGTTCATCAAGGGCAGCGGCGAGTTCACCGTCAACATCGCCCTCATCTCCGGCACCCGGCCCGTGCTGGGCGTGGTGCACGTGCCCGTCACCGGGGTGACGTACTGGGGCAGCGCGGCGGGCGGCGCCTTCAAGGCCGTGCCCGGCCAGGCCCCCGTGGCCCTGCGCACCCGCCCCGCCGTGCCCGGGCAGCTCACCGTCGTGGCGAGCAAGGACCACGCGGGCCCCCGGGTGGAGGCGCTGCTGCGCCGGCTCGGCACGCCGCGCACGGCCACCCTGGGCAGCTCGCTCAAGTTCTGCCTCATCGCCGAGGGCCAGGCGGACTTCTACCCGCGCTTCCTGCCCACCAGCGAGTGGGACACCGCCGCGGCGCAGGCCGTCCTGGAGGCCGCCGGGGGCCAGGTGACGGACCTCGCCGGCCAGCGGCTCGTCTACAACAAGCCGCAGATCCTCAACCCCCCGTTCCTGGCCTTCGGGGACCCTGGCTACGGCTGGCCCGCCCTGCTGGAGGATGAGGACCGGGGCGGCGCCCCGGGCGCGCTGTCCGGGTTCGCGGGGGGCTCGGGGTCCCGGTGA
- a CDS encoding alpha/beta hydrolase: MADLFSRTVRPGAEGPLTLTFRPDELYRVPTDDGAAICLGRYHPRGERRYAEPVILCHGLGANRFHMDFDEHYSLARHLARAGFETWVLELRGRGLAGPSGDFTFDDQAEYDVRAALRTALSTGAKEVLWVGHSKGGLMLYAHLARNPQAPVRAAVALGSPFTFAVQPGLRLFIQRIEPLLRLKMIPTRRVAGLAFFGAPPGPLTRYMMLAANMETEVVKRALANVPSDISGGVARQFARWVSTNAFTSYDGGFDYRAPLAGARMPFLLLAGNKDLLAPPLAVARAQEHLGGPVKLVIAGRDHGFAEDYGHADLVLGRRAPDEIFPLLETFLSAHATRL; encoded by the coding sequence ATGGCAGATCTTTTCTCCCGGACGGTACGGCCAGGGGCTGAAGGTCCGCTCACCCTGACCTTCCGGCCCGATGAGCTCTACCGGGTGCCCACCGATGACGGGGCCGCCATCTGTCTGGGCCGCTACCACCCCCGGGGGGAACGGCGCTACGCCGAGCCGGTCATCCTCTGCCATGGCCTGGGAGCCAACCGCTTCCACATGGACTTCGACGAGCACTACAGCCTGGCCCGGCACCTGGCGCGCGCGGGCTTCGAGACGTGGGTGCTGGAGCTGCGCGGCCGGGGGCTCGCGGGCCCCAGCGGGGACTTCACCTTCGATGACCAGGCCGAGTACGACGTGCGGGCCGCGTTGCGCACCGCGCTGTCCACCGGGGCCAAGGAAGTGCTCTGGGTGGGCCACTCCAAGGGCGGGCTGATGCTCTACGCGCACCTGGCCCGCAACCCCCAGGCCCCCGTGCGCGCCGCCGTCGCCCTGGGCAGCCCCTTCACCTTCGCCGTTCAGCCCGGCCTGCGCCTCTTCATTCAACGCATCGAGCCATTGTTGCGGCTCAAAATGATTCCCACGCGCCGCGTCGCGGGGCTGGCGTTCTTCGGGGCGCCGCCGGGGCCGCTGACGCGCTACATGATGCTGGCGGCCAACATGGAGACGGAGGTGGTGAAGCGGGCGCTGGCCAACGTGCCCTCGGACATCTCCGGAGGGGTGGCGCGCCAGTTCGCGCGGTGGGTCTCCACCAACGCCTTCACCTCCTATGATGGTGGGTTCGACTACCGGGCGCCGCTGGCCGGCGCGCGGATGCCGTTTTTGCTGCTGGCGGGCAACAAGGACCTGCTGGCCCCGCCGCTGGCGGTGGCGCGGGCGCAGGAGCACCTGGGGGGGCCGGTGAAGCTGGTCATCGCCGGGAGGGACCACGGGTTCGCGGAGGACTACGGCCACGCGGACCTGGTGCTGGGGCGCCGGGCGCCGGACGAAATCTTCCCCCTGCTGGAGACGTTCCTCTCGGCGCACGCCACCCGGCTCTAG
- a CDS encoding peptidylprolyl isomerase, whose product MCPTLPRAPLLVLCLILGVGGCDKPPREAPDANVVAMVNGEVLGRAEFEQELWRELSSAEGPERTPEEVEPFKRALLDTLIKRMLLLQQAKQYNLTVTPDEVDRRMLRLSGDYPAEGFSDVLAQGQLSLAELRAREANRLLIEKLFTHHVYSRVAVTEEELRAYYAAHEAEFQEPEQVHAAQLVVKGLDEARRVQAQLKAGKKFADLARLYSLSADAKVGGDLGFFPRGQMPPAFDEVVFNLRPGQVSDVVSTEYGYHLFRVLEFKPARKRDFAEVRAQVEAREVKRKQEEAHEAFEKALLDKAKLSVNESTLQSIRGRPTAQAAAAKGR is encoded by the coding sequence ATGTGCCCCACCCTTCCGCGCGCCCCCCTGCTGGTCCTCTGCCTGATCCTGGGCGTGGGGGGGTGTGACAAGCCGCCGCGCGAGGCCCCGGACGCCAACGTGGTGGCCATGGTGAACGGCGAGGTGCTGGGCCGGGCCGAGTTCGAGCAGGAGCTGTGGCGGGAGCTGTCGTCCGCGGAGGGCCCCGAGCGCACCCCCGAAGAGGTGGAGCCCTTCAAGCGGGCGCTGCTGGACACCCTCATCAAGCGGATGCTGCTCTTGCAGCAGGCCAAGCAGTACAACCTCACGGTCACCCCGGACGAGGTGGACCGGCGCATGCTGCGGCTGTCGGGGGACTACCCGGCGGAGGGCTTCAGCGACGTGCTGGCGCAGGGGCAGCTGTCGCTCGCGGAGCTGCGGGCGCGCGAGGCGAACCGGCTGCTCATCGAGAAGCTCTTCACGCACCACGTTTACTCGCGCGTGGCGGTGACGGAGGAGGAGCTCCGGGCGTACTACGCCGCGCACGAGGCGGAGTTCCAGGAGCCCGAGCAGGTGCACGCCGCGCAGCTGGTGGTGAAGGGGCTGGACGAGGCGCGGCGGGTGCAGGCGCAGCTCAAGGCGGGCAAGAAGTTCGCGGACCTGGCGCGGCTGTACTCGCTGAGCGCGGACGCCAAGGTGGGGGGAGATTTGGGCTTCTTCCCGCGCGGGCAGATGCCGCCCGCGTTCGATGAGGTGGTGTTCAACCTGCGGCCGGGGCAGGTGTCGGACGTGGTGTCCACGGAGTATGGCTACCACCTGTTCCGGGTGCTCGAGTTCAAGCCGGCGCGCAAGCGGGATTTCGCCGAGGTGCGGGCGCAGGTGGAGGCCCGCGAAGTCAAACGCAAGCAGGAAGAGGCGCACGAGGCCTTCGAGAAGGCGCTCCTGGACAAGGCGAAGCTCTCGGTGAACGAGAGCACGCTGCAGTCCATCCGGGGGCGGCCCACGGCTCAGGCAGCGGCGGCCAAGGGAAGATGA
- a CDS encoding CBS domain-containing protein yields the protein MPHPHTDLEDHGMQYQSADGKEASCPAVTVLPTTTLLSALQVMERHHVRLLPVVDDTGRLLGLISEAHILAAWGEDPLLPVSRVMEQCVGGEEPRDVQLIRAADLLEGHLEETGSH from the coding sequence ATGCCACATCCCCACACTGACCTGGAGGACCATGGGATGCAGTACCAAAGCGCAGATGGGAAAGAAGCCTCCTGCCCCGCTGTCACCGTTTTACCCACCACGACCCTCCTGAGTGCCTTGCAGGTGATGGAGCGGCACCACGTCCGTCTGCTCCCCGTGGTGGACGACACGGGGCGGTTGCTGGGGTTGATCAGCGAGGCCCACATCCTGGCCGCCTGGGGGGAGGACCCCTTGCTGCCGGTGTCGCGGGTGATGGAGCAGTGCGTGGGGGGCGAGGAGCCGAGGGACGTTCAGCTGATCCGGGCGGCGGACTTACTGGAAGGACACCTGGAAGAGACCGGGAGCCACTGA
- a CDS encoding radical SAM protein, with product MLALRPRIEPHRSPAIDSVMVKELYLSVQGESSHAGLLCAFVRLTGCHLRCTYCDSTFAFRGGTRMTNAQVVQEVKAMRTPMVEITGGEPLLQPGVYPLMEALLAEGLKVLLETSGAIDVRLVPPEVHKIVDIKTPSSGESDRNDLRNFQSMNARDELKFVIGSREDYEWSKALIAEHALATKPFGMLFSTVFSKLHPRELAEWVIDDRLPVRFQLQLHKYMWDPEARGV from the coding sequence ATGCTCGCCCTACGCCCTCGCATCGAGCCCCACCGCAGCCCGGCCATCGACTCGGTGATGGTGAAGGAGCTCTACCTCTCTGTGCAGGGAGAGTCCTCGCACGCGGGCCTGCTGTGCGCCTTCGTGCGCCTCACGGGTTGCCACCTGCGCTGCACCTACTGCGACAGCACGTTCGCCTTCCGCGGCGGCACGCGGATGACGAACGCGCAGGTCGTCCAGGAGGTGAAGGCGATGCGCACGCCCATGGTGGAAATCACCGGCGGCGAGCCCCTGCTCCAGCCGGGCGTGTATCCGCTCATGGAGGCGCTGCTCGCCGAGGGGCTCAAGGTGCTCCTGGAGACGAGCGGCGCCATCGACGTGCGGCTCGTGCCCCCGGAGGTGCACAAGATCGTCGACATCAAGACGCCGTCCTCGGGCGAGAGCGACCGCAACGACTTGCGCAACTTCCAGTCGATGAACGCGCGCGACGAGCTGAAGTTCGTCATCGGCAGCCGCGAGGACTATGAGTGGAGCAAGGCGCTCATCGCCGAGCACGCGCTCGCCACCAAGCCCTTCGGGATGCTGTTCTCCACCGTGTTCAGCAAGCTCCACCCGCGCGAGCTCGCCGAGTGGGTCATCGACGACCGGCTGCCGGTGCGCTTCCAGCTCCAGCTCCACAAGTACATGTGGGACCCGGAAGCGCGGGGCGTCTGA
- a CDS encoding GIY-YIG nuclease family protein, which yields MLRCRDGTLYTGATNNLERRVATHGKGRGAAYTRARLPVALVWSEPAVDRSAALRREAALKRLTRAEKLRLVRGQASGAS from the coding sequence ATGCTGCGCTGCCGGGACGGAACGTTGTACACCGGCGCCACGAACAACCTGGAGCGCCGGGTGGCCACGCATGGAAAGGGACGGGGGGCGGCGTACACGCGGGCCCGGCTGCCCGTGGCGCTCGTGTGGAGCGAGCCCGCCGTGGACCGGAGCGCCGCCCTGCGCCGCGAGGCCGCCCTCAAGCGGCTGACCCGGGCCGAGAAGCTGCGGCTGGTGCGCGGCCAGGCAAGCGGGGCGTCTTGA
- a CDS encoding response regulator: MEMNQRAPRRRHGFGPRHASAAGIAPPRGGSSLPRRTVQELASSGGISVLVIDDEPDMRELISVSLPSSEFEVVMAEGGRAAVALLATRRFDVAITDLKSQDAHGMETVSVLRQMDPDMEVIVATGFVNAETARACMRYGAYDYIRKPYDIEELRHVLLRAVEKRRLRSLVPLYEVSCALLSLRTRAEVLAHLGELALDLVPHQAFRLLLPDPDTGVLHLCSPPDGLELPLEALRGMALRAIERQEPVSVTHAAKEWPFSPVSRLGAAIAYPLQAGTAPAGSLILMRGIAQPAFSVSELQRGNLFCAQLALALETARLNSEMDARLKEMLAARGEMVKAEKLATAGKLAAGLTHELSNPLAFTKASLQALTGYSRNVKTLSSVTRDVAHELASRGEPRLMELARRLLAVTGSEAQAVIQDSADAAEDAVDGIRRVEGLLSELRTLSGDCPVVQFEQMDVTPLLQVWKEKEHLPRPIRVDAPNAVIAHVGRKELESSLTRLVTFLCEMPLERPGASREPVVLRAGHDKDRPAIWLEDPLLVLSEERRSDIFDARIQEDSHGGRTMRLNLSLALAYQILRRMGADLAVLPAPSGGSTFRLLLPGMG; this comes from the coding sequence ATGGAGATGAACCAGAGGGCTCCTCGGCGCAGACACGGTTTCGGCCCGCGGCACGCCAGCGCCGCGGGCATCGCCCCGCCGCGGGGGGGCTCGTCGCTGCCCCGGCGCACCGTGCAGGAGCTGGCCTCCTCGGGCGGCATCTCCGTGCTCGTCATCGACGACGAGCCCGACATGCGCGAGCTGATCAGCGTGTCCCTGCCCTCCTCCGAGTTCGAGGTGGTGATGGCCGAGGGCGGCCGGGCCGCGGTGGCGCTGCTGGCCACGCGCCGCTTCGACGTGGCCATCACGGACCTCAAGTCGCAGGACGCCCACGGCATGGAGACCGTCTCGGTGCTGCGGCAGATGGATCCGGACATGGAGGTCATCGTCGCCACGGGCTTCGTGAACGCCGAGACGGCGCGGGCCTGCATGCGCTACGGCGCGTACGACTACATCCGCAAGCCCTACGACATCGAGGAGCTGCGGCACGTGCTGCTGCGCGCCGTGGAGAAGCGGCGCCTGCGCTCGCTGGTGCCGCTCTACGAGGTGAGCTGCGCGCTGCTGTCGCTGCGCACCCGGGCCGAGGTGCTCGCGCACCTGGGCGAGCTGGCGCTGGACCTGGTGCCGCACCAGGCCTTCCGGCTGCTGCTGCCGGATCCGGACACGGGCGTGCTCCACCTCTGCTCCCCGCCGGACGGGCTGGAGCTGCCGCTGGAGGCCCTGCGCGGCATGGCCCTGCGCGCCATCGAGCGCCAGGAGCCCGTGAGCGTGACGCACGCGGCGAAGGAGTGGCCCTTCTCGCCCGTCTCCCGCCTGGGCGCGGCCATCGCCTACCCGCTGCAGGCGGGCACCGCCCCCGCGGGCAGCCTCATCCTCATGCGGGGCATCGCCCAGCCGGCCTTCTCCGTCTCCGAGCTTCAGCGGGGCAACCTCTTCTGCGCGCAGCTCGCGCTGGCGCTGGAGACCGCGCGGCTCAACAGCGAGATGGACGCGCGCCTCAAGGAGATGCTCGCGGCGCGCGGCGAGATGGTGAAGGCCGAGAAGCTGGCCACCGCGGGCAAGCTGGCCGCGGGCCTCACCCACGAGCTGAGCAACCCGCTGGCCTTCACCAAGGCGAGCCTCCAGGCGCTCACGGGCTACTCGCGCAACGTGAAGACGCTCTCGTCGGTGACGCGCGACGTGGCGCACGAGCTGGCCTCGCGCGGCGAGCCGCGCCTGATGGAGCTGGCCCGGCGGCTGCTCGCGGTGACGGGCTCCGAGGCGCAGGCGGTCATCCAGGACTCGGCGGACGCGGCCGAGGACGCCGTGGACGGCATCCGCCGCGTGGAGGGGCTGCTCTCCGAGCTGCGCACGCTCTCGGGCGACTGTCCCGTGGTCCAGTTCGAGCAGATGGACGTCACCCCGCTCTTGCAGGTGTGGAAGGAGAAGGAGCACCTGCCGCGGCCCATCCGCGTGGACGCCCCCAACGCCGTCATCGCGCACGTGGGGCGCAAGGAGCTGGAGAGCAGCCTGACGCGCCTGGTGACGTTCCTGTGTGAGATGCCGCTGGAGCGGCCGGGGGCCTCGCGCGAGCCGGTCGTCCTGCGCGCGGGCCACGACAAGGACCGGCCCGCCATCTGGCTGGAGGACCCGCTGCTGGTGCTCTCCGAGGAGCGGCGCTCGGACATCTTCGATGCGCGCATCCAGGAGGACTCCCACGGCGGGCGCACCATGCGGTTGAACCTGAGCCTGGCGCTGGCCTACCAGATTCTGCGCCGCATGGGCGCGGACCTGGCCGTGCTGCCGGCCCCCTCGGGGGGCAGCACCTTCCGGCTGCTGCTGCCCGGGATGGGCTGA
- the nudC gene encoding NAD(+) diphosphatase, producing the protein MNPPRFVPGHVPPSRAREACLLFAARGLEVLVAEREGHLTIPTGAELPALLEGAHFLGTLEGRDCYAVPYPKELEPPPGMKLMAARGLFMVLDDVWLGVAGRALAIAEWDVTHRFCGRCAQPTDLVPGERARRCPACRTPYYPRISPAIIVLISQGERMLLARASSFPDAFFSTLAGFVEPGESLEETVLREVKEEVGLELKNLRYFGSQPWPFGRSLMVGFNAEYAGGEIQVDGQEILEANWYAIDALPRIPPPLSIARRLIDAFVAQVQAGRQAGGR; encoded by the coding sequence GTGAATCCCCCCCGCTTCGTCCCAGGCCATGTTCCCCCTTCGCGGGCACGCGAGGCGTGTCTGCTCTTCGCCGCGCGCGGGCTGGAGGTGCTCGTCGCCGAGCGCGAGGGGCACCTCACCATTCCCACGGGGGCCGAGCTGCCCGCGCTCCTGGAGGGCGCGCACTTCCTGGGCACCCTGGAGGGGCGGGACTGCTACGCGGTGCCCTATCCGAAGGAGCTGGAGCCCCCGCCGGGCATGAAGCTGATGGCCGCGCGCGGCCTGTTCATGGTGCTGGATGACGTGTGGCTCGGCGTGGCGGGCCGGGCGCTGGCCATCGCTGAGTGGGATGTGACCCACCGCTTCTGCGGCCGGTGTGCCCAGCCCACGGACCTGGTTCCCGGCGAGCGCGCCCGGCGCTGCCCCGCGTGCCGCACGCCGTATTACCCGCGCATCTCCCCGGCCATCATCGTCCTCATCTCCCAGGGCGAGCGCATGCTGCTGGCGCGCGCCTCCAGCTTTCCCGACGCCTTCTTCAGCACGCTGGCCGGGTTCGTGGAGCCGGGCGAGTCCCTGGAGGAGACCGTGCTGCGCGAGGTGAAAGAGGAGGTGGGCCTGGAGCTGAAGAACCTGCGCTACTTTGGAAGCCAACCGTGGCCCTTCGGGCGCTCGCTCATGGTGGGCTTCAACGCCGAGTACGCCGGGGGCGAGATTCAGGTGGACGGCCAGGAAATCCTGGAGGCGAACTGGTACGCCATCGACGCCCTGCCCCGCATTCCGCCCCCGCTCAGCATCGCCCGGCGCCTCATCGACGCGTTCGTCGCCCAGGTTCAGGCAGGCAGGCAGGCAGGCGGGCGATAA
- a CDS encoding ATP-binding protein, with translation MGSIAQLSESSREGALAEKFLAAERGVVLLRLLIIVVGAVTYPWVEGITGQGAWFAYGVLGLAMAYALFLYWWEPYRRYQAALLATVTSAIDLGFVMAWQVATGGVHTPYFPIICLTVIVIGVRYTPRATVLSTLLIGGCYVFMLALMGQLGAYPGLVLLNLGLILMAGLLGLICSRMVLEQLVARIELQKRLQMEEQLKGSEAALAEAQAIAHMGSWNWELSSDLHTWSAELYRILGRAPGEASHEALLKSMHPEERMPFEQELNRVLAGRPSLHGEYRLLQATGEVRWIHIWGRVVRDGSGRPVRLSGTAQDITERKTLEMRLAVADRMAALGTLAGGVAHEINNPLTFITNNLLYLEANLGTQAAAQLPHHEELRKALADAREGANRVRTIVKDLRTFSRVEDARRVPVDVHQGLDFAINMAAPELRPRARLVRDYGPVPPVLGDETRLGQVFLNLLVNAAQAIPEGNPEAHAVTVRTRVDASGQVEVEIRDTGSGMKPEVLARIFEPFFTTKPVGVGTGLGLSICHGIIVALGGRISAWSEVGQGTAFTVTLPATEAPRAMPEEKAPVPSRGARARVLLIDDEPLVASSIRRTLKDSYDITMLLGLEALQRLLGGETFDAIVCDLAMPDITGMELHDRLREHRPDMAARMIFLTGGAFTPRAQAFIGQARYWLEKPVEMPALRALLQDVIEETRPPPDAS, from the coding sequence ATGGGCAGCATCGCGCAGTTGTCGGAGTCATCGAGGGAAGGGGCGCTGGCGGAGAAGTTCCTGGCCGCCGAGCGCGGCGTGGTGCTGCTCCGGCTGTTGATCATCGTGGTGGGGGCCGTCACCTACCCGTGGGTGGAGGGCATCACCGGACAGGGGGCCTGGTTCGCCTACGGGGTGCTGGGCCTGGCGATGGCCTACGCGCTCTTCCTCTATTGGTGGGAGCCCTACCGGCGGTACCAGGCGGCGTTGCTGGCCACGGTGACGTCCGCCATTGATCTGGGCTTCGTGATGGCGTGGCAGGTCGCCACCGGGGGCGTCCACACCCCGTACTTCCCCATCATCTGCCTGACGGTCATCGTCATCGGCGTCCGGTACACGCCCCGGGCGACGGTGCTCTCCACGCTGCTCATCGGCGGCTGCTACGTGTTCATGCTGGCCCTGATGGGGCAGCTCGGGGCGTACCCCGGGCTGGTGCTGCTCAACCTCGGGCTCATCTTGATGGCGGGGCTGCTGGGGCTGATCTGCTCCCGGATGGTGCTCGAGCAGCTGGTGGCCCGCATCGAGCTGCAGAAGCGCCTCCAGATGGAGGAGCAGCTCAAGGGCAGCGAGGCGGCCCTGGCCGAGGCCCAGGCCATTGCCCACATGGGCAGCTGGAACTGGGAGCTCTCCTCGGACCTGCACACGTGGTCCGCCGAGCTGTACCGCATCCTGGGCCGGGCCCCCGGCGAGGCGAGCCACGAGGCCCTGCTCAAGAGCATGCACCCGGAGGAGCGGATGCCCTTCGAGCAGGAGCTGAACCGGGTGCTCGCGGGGCGGCCCTCGCTGCACGGGGAGTACCGGCTGCTGCAGGCCACGGGCGAGGTGCGGTGGATCCACATCTGGGGCCGGGTGGTGCGCGACGGCTCGGGCCGGCCGGTGCGGCTGAGCGGCACGGCGCAGGACATCACCGAGCGCAAGACCCTGGAGATGCGGCTGGCGGTCGCCGACCGGATGGCCGCCCTGGGGACGCTGGCGGGGGGCGTGGCCCATGAAATCAACAACCCGCTGACGTTCATCACCAACAACCTGCTCTACCTGGAGGCGAACCTGGGGACGCAGGCCGCCGCGCAGCTGCCGCACCACGAGGAGCTGCGCAAGGCGCTGGCCGACGCGCGCGAGGGCGCCAACCGCGTGCGCACCATCGTGAAGGACCTGCGGACGTTCTCCCGCGTGGAGGATGCCCGGCGCGTGCCGGTGGACGTGCACCAGGGGCTGGACTTCGCCATCAACATGGCGGCCCCGGAGCTGCGCCCCCGGGCCCGGCTGGTGCGCGACTACGGCCCGGTGCCCCCGGTGCTGGGCGACGAGACGCGCCTGGGGCAGGTGTTCCTGAACCTCCTGGTGAACGCCGCGCAGGCCATCCCCGAGGGGAACCCCGAGGCCCACGCCGTCACGGTGCGCACGCGCGTGGACGCCTCCGGCCAGGTGGAGGTGGAGATCCGCGACACCGGCTCGGGCATGAAGCCGGAGGTGCTCGCGCGCATCTTCGAGCCGTTCTTCACCACCAAGCCCGTGGGGGTGGGCACGGGGCTGGGCCTGTCCATCTGCCACGGCATCATCGTGGCGCTGGGCGGGCGGATTTCCGCCTGGAGCGAGGTGGGCCAGGGCACGGCGTTCACCGTGACGCTGCCGGCCACCGAGGCGCCGCGGGCCATGCCCGAGGAGAAGGCCCCGGTCCCCTCCCGCGGGGCGCGGGCGCGCGTGCTGCTCATCGATGACGAGCCGCTGGTGGCCTCGTCCATCCGGCGGACGCTCAAGGACAGCTACGACATCACCATGCTGCTGGGCCTGGAGGCCCTGCAGCGGCTGCTGGGCGGCGAGACGTTCGACGCCATCGTGTGTGACCTGGCCATGCCGGACATCACCGGCATGGAGCTGCACGACCGGCTCCGGGAGCACCGCCCGGACATGGCCGCGCGGATGATCTTCCTCACCGGCGGGGCCTTCACGCCCCGGGCCCAGGCGTTCATCGGCCAGGCCCGGTACTGGCTGGAGAAGCCCGTGGAGATGCCCGCGCTGCGCGCCCTGCTGCAGGACGTCATCGAGGAGACCCGGCCGCCGCCGGACGCGTCCTGA